The following coding sequences lie in one Pogoniulus pusillus isolate bPogPus1 chromosome 29, bPogPus1.pri, whole genome shotgun sequence genomic window:
- the SLC2A10 gene encoding solute carrier family 2, facilitated glucose transporter member 10 isoform X3, producing MSWESFFQLVYAASVPACDRKLNPAFPAALPGRTLLLLLSATVSLLGGLVFGYELGIISGALLQLQTDFHLSCFRQEVLVSSLLTGALLASLVGGILIDRHGRRKAILVSNLVLLVGSLIVTLTRSFVGLVIGRLTVGFAVSVSSMACCIYVSEMVAAQRRGLLVSLYEAGITVGVLLSYAMNYIFADKDEGWRYMFGLAIAPTAMQFLSILFLPVNPTNLSSWDSDCQKGLIQLQDSEERAAAKQDPPKEKHYSFLDLFRTRDNMRRRTLVGLGLVLLQQFTGQPNVLGYASTIFHSVGFQSNSSAILASVGLGAIKVVATLIAMALADRAGRRVLLMAGCVVMAISVTTIGLSSRIAPLAMARDCKAAADPNASHGLTQHPLAPVSPQFVVSPIPPALGAGKGQAGPEFAAMRSLTTAFASTQSREAVPGSSLIWKRVLEATVGSTDPPSSGAPWAEQKVFNWITLLSMMAFVSAFSVGFGPMTWLVLSEIYPAGIRGRAFAFCNSFNWAANLLISLSFLDLVDAAFLDGWKIQKEWLICCLQALC from the exons ATGTCCTGGGAGAGCTTTTTCCAGCTTGTGTATGCTGCCAGTGTGCCTGCCTGCGACagaaaactgaacccagcattccctgctgctcttccaggTCGTacactgctcctcctcctgtctgcaACAGTCTCTCTCCTCGGCGGGCTGGTGTTTGGGTACGAGCTGGGCATTATCTCtggtgcactgctgcagctgcagacagacttTCACCTCAGCTGCTTCAGGCAAGAGGTTCTCGTCAGCTCCCTCCTTACTGGAGCTCTCCTTGCCTCTCTGGTTGGGGGGATCCTTATTGACCGCCACGGACGGAGGAAAGCCATCCTGGTCAGCAACTTGGTGCTGTTGGTTGGCAGCCTCATTGTGACACTGACCAGGTCGTTTGTTGGTCTGGTCATTGGGCGGCTGACTGTGGGCTTTGCTGTCTCTGTCTCGTCCATGGCCTGCTGCATCTACGTCTCAGAAATGGTGGCTGCTCAGCGGCGAGGGCTGCTGGTGTCTCTCTATGAAGCAGGCATCACTGTAGGAGTCCTGCTCTCCTATGCAATGAATTACATCTTTGCAGacaaggatgagggatggaggtACATGTTTGGGCTGGCCATTGCCCCGACAGCCATGCAgttcctcagcatcctcttcctcccagtGAACCCGACTAATTTAAGCTCATGGGACTCAGACTGCCAGAAGGGCCTCATTCAGTTGCAGGACTctgaggagagagcagcagccaagcaggaCCCTCCTAAGGAGAAGCATTACTCATTTCTTGACCTTTTCAGGACCAGGGACAACATGAGGAGGCGAACTCTGGTGGGCCTGGGGCTGGTGCTCTTGCAGCAgttcactgggcagcccaacgTGCTGGGCTACGCCTCCACCATCTTCCACTCAGTGGGGTTCCAGAGCAACTCCTCAGCAATCCTGGCCTCTGTTGGGCTGGGGGCAATAAAGGTGGTGGCCACACTCATTGCAATGGCCCTTGCagacagggctggcaggagggtgCTGCTGATGGCTGGCTGCGTGGTGATGGCCATCTCTGTCACCACCATCGGCCTCAGCAGCCGCATTGCTCCGctggccatggccagggacTGCAAGGCAGCCGCGGACCCCAATGCGTCCCACGgcctcacccagcaccccctggCACCTGTGTCCCCCCAGTTTGTCGTATCGCCCATCCCACCAGCGCTAGGTGCTGGCAAAGGTCAGGCAGGGCCAGAGTTTGCTGCCATGAGGAGCCTCACAACAGCTTTTGCCAGTACTCAAAGCAGAGAGGCGGTTCCTGGTTCTTCCCTCATTTGGAAAAGGGTCTTGGAAGCGACGGTGGGAAGCACAGACCCTCCTTCCAGTGGtgctccctgggcagaacaGAAGGTGTTCAACTGGATCACGCTGCTGAGCATGATGGCCTTTGTGAGCGCCTTCTCGGTCGGATTTGGACCAA TGACCTGGCTGGTCCTCAGTGAGATCTACCCTGCTGGGATAAGAGGAAGAGCCTTTGCCTTCTGCAACAGCTTTAACTGGGCTGCCAATTTACTGATCAGTCTCTCCTTCCTGGACCTTGTTG ATGCAGCTTTTCTTGATGGATGGAAAATACAGAAGGAATGGCTcatctgctgcctgcaagcTTTGTGCTGA
- the SLC2A10 gene encoding solute carrier family 2, facilitated glucose transporter member 10 isoform X2: MACPPRSKPFVPSRTLLLLLSATVSLLGGLVFGYELGIISGALLQLQTDFHLSCFRQEVLVSSLLTGALLASLVGGILIDRHGRRKAILVSNLVLLVGSLIVTLTRSFVGLVIGRLTVGFAVSVSSMACCIYVSEMVAAQRRGLLVSLYEAGITVGVLLSYAMNYIFADKDEGWRYMFGLAIAPTAMQFLSILFLPVNPTNLSSWDSDCQKGLIQLQDSEERAAAKQDPPKEKHYSFLDLFRTRDNMRRRTLVGLGLVLLQQFTGQPNVLGYASTIFHSVGFQSNSSAILASVGLGAIKVVATLIAMALADRAGRRVLLMAGCVVMAISVTTIGLSSRIAPLAMARDCKAAADPNASHGLTQHPLAPVSPQFVVSPIPPALGAGKGQAGPEFAAMRSLTTAFASTQSREAVPGSSLIWKRVLEATVGSTDPPSSGAPWAEQKVFNWITLLSMMAFVSAFSVGFGPMTWLVLSEIYPAGIRGRAFAFCNSFNWAANLLISLSFLDLVGAIGFSWMFLLYGLVGVVAVAFIYCFVPETKGQSLEEIDLQFSRKRVWGGNVFQQRRGRGASCLHTQYQRVGHTSST; encoded by the exons ATGGCGTGTCCACCCCGTTCAAAGCCTTTTGTTCCCA gTCGTacactgctcctcctcctgtctgcaACAGTCTCTCTCCTCGGCGGGCTGGTGTTTGGGTACGAGCTGGGCATTATCTCtggtgcactgctgcagctgcagacagacttTCACCTCAGCTGCTTCAGGCAAGAGGTTCTCGTCAGCTCCCTCCTTACTGGAGCTCTCCTTGCCTCTCTGGTTGGGGGGATCCTTATTGACCGCCACGGACGGAGGAAAGCCATCCTGGTCAGCAACTTGGTGCTGTTGGTTGGCAGCCTCATTGTGACACTGACCAGGTCGTTTGTTGGTCTGGTCATTGGGCGGCTGACTGTGGGCTTTGCTGTCTCTGTCTCGTCCATGGCCTGCTGCATCTACGTCTCAGAAATGGTGGCTGCTCAGCGGCGAGGGCTGCTGGTGTCTCTCTATGAAGCAGGCATCACTGTAGGAGTCCTGCTCTCCTATGCAATGAATTACATCTTTGCAGacaaggatgagggatggaggtACATGTTTGGGCTGGCCATTGCCCCGACAGCCATGCAgttcctcagcatcctcttcctcccagtGAACCCGACTAATTTAAGCTCATGGGACTCAGACTGCCAGAAGGGCCTCATTCAGTTGCAGGACTctgaggagagagcagcagccaagcaggaCCCTCCTAAGGAGAAGCATTACTCATTTCTTGACCTTTTCAGGACCAGGGACAACATGAGGAGGCGAACTCTGGTGGGCCTGGGGCTGGTGCTCTTGCAGCAgttcactgggcagcccaacgTGCTGGGCTACGCCTCCACCATCTTCCACTCAGTGGGGTTCCAGAGCAACTCCTCAGCAATCCTGGCCTCTGTTGGGCTGGGGGCAATAAAGGTGGTGGCCACACTCATTGCAATGGCCCTTGCagacagggctggcaggagggtgCTGCTGATGGCTGGCTGCGTGGTGATGGCCATCTCTGTCACCACCATCGGCCTCAGCAGCCGCATTGCTCCGctggccatggccagggacTGCAAGGCAGCCGCGGACCCCAATGCGTCCCACGgcctcacccagcaccccctggCACCTGTGTCCCCCCAGTTTGTCGTATCGCCCATCCCACCAGCGCTAGGTGCTGGCAAAGGTCAGGCAGGGCCAGAGTTTGCTGCCATGAGGAGCCTCACAACAGCTTTTGCCAGTACTCAAAGCAGAGAGGCGGTTCCTGGTTCTTCCCTCATTTGGAAAAGGGTCTTGGAAGCGACGGTGGGAAGCACAGACCCTCCTTCCAGTGGtgctccctgggcagaacaGAAGGTGTTCAACTGGATCACGCTGCTGAGCATGATGGCCTTTGTGAGCGCCTTCTCGGTCGGATTTGGACCAA TGACCTGGCTGGTCCTCAGTGAGATCTACCCTGCTGGGATAAGAGGAAGAGCCTTTGCCTTCTGCAACAGCTTTAACTGGGCTGCCAATTTACTGATCAGTCTCTCCTTCCTGGACCTTGTTG GTGCCATTGGTTTCTCTTGGATGTTCCTTCTCTACGGGCTGGTGGGAGTGGTGGCTGTCGCCTTCATTTACTGCTTTGTTCCCGAGACAAAAGGACAGTCCCTGGAGGAGATAGACCTGCAGTTCTCCAGGAAACG GGTGTGGGGAGGAAATGTGTTCCAGCAGAGGCGTGGAAGAGGAGCGAGCTGCCTGCACACCCAGTACCAGAGAGTGGGGCACACCAGCAGTACATGA
- the SLC2A10 gene encoding solute carrier family 2, facilitated glucose transporter member 10 isoform X1 produces the protein MSWESFFQLVYAASVPACDRKLNPAFPAALPGRTLLLLLSATVSLLGGLVFGYELGIISGALLQLQTDFHLSCFRQEVLVSSLLTGALLASLVGGILIDRHGRRKAILVSNLVLLVGSLIVTLTRSFVGLVIGRLTVGFAVSVSSMACCIYVSEMVAAQRRGLLVSLYEAGITVGVLLSYAMNYIFADKDEGWRYMFGLAIAPTAMQFLSILFLPVNPTNLSSWDSDCQKGLIQLQDSEERAAAKQDPPKEKHYSFLDLFRTRDNMRRRTLVGLGLVLLQQFTGQPNVLGYASTIFHSVGFQSNSSAILASVGLGAIKVVATLIAMALADRAGRRVLLMAGCVVMAISVTTIGLSSRIAPLAMARDCKAAADPNASHGLTQHPLAPVSPQFVVSPIPPALGAGKGQAGPEFAAMRSLTTAFASTQSREAVPGSSLIWKRVLEATVGSTDPPSSGAPWAEQKVFNWITLLSMMAFVSAFSVGFGPMTWLVLSEIYPAGIRGRAFAFCNSFNWAANLLISLSFLDLVGAIGFSWMFLLYGLVGVVAVAFIYCFVPETKGQSLEEIDLQFSRKRVWGGNVFQQRRGRGASCLHTQYQRVGHTSST, from the exons ATGTCCTGGGAGAGCTTTTTCCAGCTTGTGTATGCTGCCAGTGTGCCTGCCTGCGACagaaaactgaacccagcattccctgctgctcttccaggTCGTacactgctcctcctcctgtctgcaACAGTCTCTCTCCTCGGCGGGCTGGTGTTTGGGTACGAGCTGGGCATTATCTCtggtgcactgctgcagctgcagacagacttTCACCTCAGCTGCTTCAGGCAAGAGGTTCTCGTCAGCTCCCTCCTTACTGGAGCTCTCCTTGCCTCTCTGGTTGGGGGGATCCTTATTGACCGCCACGGACGGAGGAAAGCCATCCTGGTCAGCAACTTGGTGCTGTTGGTTGGCAGCCTCATTGTGACACTGACCAGGTCGTTTGTTGGTCTGGTCATTGGGCGGCTGACTGTGGGCTTTGCTGTCTCTGTCTCGTCCATGGCCTGCTGCATCTACGTCTCAGAAATGGTGGCTGCTCAGCGGCGAGGGCTGCTGGTGTCTCTCTATGAAGCAGGCATCACTGTAGGAGTCCTGCTCTCCTATGCAATGAATTACATCTTTGCAGacaaggatgagggatggaggtACATGTTTGGGCTGGCCATTGCCCCGACAGCCATGCAgttcctcagcatcctcttcctcccagtGAACCCGACTAATTTAAGCTCATGGGACTCAGACTGCCAGAAGGGCCTCATTCAGTTGCAGGACTctgaggagagagcagcagccaagcaggaCCCTCCTAAGGAGAAGCATTACTCATTTCTTGACCTTTTCAGGACCAGGGACAACATGAGGAGGCGAACTCTGGTGGGCCTGGGGCTGGTGCTCTTGCAGCAgttcactgggcagcccaacgTGCTGGGCTACGCCTCCACCATCTTCCACTCAGTGGGGTTCCAGAGCAACTCCTCAGCAATCCTGGCCTCTGTTGGGCTGGGGGCAATAAAGGTGGTGGCCACACTCATTGCAATGGCCCTTGCagacagggctggcaggagggtgCTGCTGATGGCTGGCTGCGTGGTGATGGCCATCTCTGTCACCACCATCGGCCTCAGCAGCCGCATTGCTCCGctggccatggccagggacTGCAAGGCAGCCGCGGACCCCAATGCGTCCCACGgcctcacccagcaccccctggCACCTGTGTCCCCCCAGTTTGTCGTATCGCCCATCCCACCAGCGCTAGGTGCTGGCAAAGGTCAGGCAGGGCCAGAGTTTGCTGCCATGAGGAGCCTCACAACAGCTTTTGCCAGTACTCAAAGCAGAGAGGCGGTTCCTGGTTCTTCCCTCATTTGGAAAAGGGTCTTGGAAGCGACGGTGGGAAGCACAGACCCTCCTTCCAGTGGtgctccctgggcagaacaGAAGGTGTTCAACTGGATCACGCTGCTGAGCATGATGGCCTTTGTGAGCGCCTTCTCGGTCGGATTTGGACCAA TGACCTGGCTGGTCCTCAGTGAGATCTACCCTGCTGGGATAAGAGGAAGAGCCTTTGCCTTCTGCAACAGCTTTAACTGGGCTGCCAATTTACTGATCAGTCTCTCCTTCCTGGACCTTGTTG GTGCCATTGGTTTCTCTTGGATGTTCCTTCTCTACGGGCTGGTGGGAGTGGTGGCTGTCGCCTTCATTTACTGCTTTGTTCCCGAGACAAAAGGACAGTCCCTGGAGGAGATAGACCTGCAGTTCTCCAGGAAACG GGTGTGGGGAGGAAATGTGTTCCAGCAGAGGCGTGGAAGAGGAGCGAGCTGCCTGCACACCCAGTACCAGAGAGTGGGGCACACCAGCAGTACATGA
- the SLC2A10 gene encoding solute carrier family 2, facilitated glucose transporter member 10 isoform X5 → MSWESFFQLVYAASVPACDRKLNPAFPAALPGRTLLLLLSATVSLLGGLVFGYELGIISGALLQLQTDFHLSCFRQEVLVSSLLTGALLASLVGGILIDRHGRRKAILVSNLVLLVGSLIVTLTRSFVGLVIGRLTVGFAVSVSSMACCIYVSEMVAAQRRGLLVSLYEAGITVGVLLSYAMNYIFADKDEGWRYMFGLAIAPTAMQFLSILFLPVNPTNLSSWDSDCQKGLIQLQDSEERAAAKQDPPKEKHYSFLDLFRTRDNMRRRTLVGLGLVLLQQFTGQPNVLGYASTIFHSVGFQSNSSAILASVGLGAIKVVATLIAMALADRAGRRVLLMAGCVVMAISVTTIGLSSRIAPLAMARDCKAAADPNASHGLTQHPLAPVSPQFVVSPIPPALGAGKGQAGPEFAAMRSLTTAFASTQSREAVPGSSLIWKRVLEATVGSTDPPSSGAPWAEQKVFNWITLLSMMAFVSAFSVGFGPTHPASGYARSFPSLLNAMTNSLALSCAPWACSLLFHSSAKC, encoded by the exons ATGTCCTGGGAGAGCTTTTTCCAGCTTGTGTATGCTGCCAGTGTGCCTGCCTGCGACagaaaactgaacccagcattccctgctgctcttccaggTCGTacactgctcctcctcctgtctgcaACAGTCTCTCTCCTCGGCGGGCTGGTGTTTGGGTACGAGCTGGGCATTATCTCtggtgcactgctgcagctgcagacagacttTCACCTCAGCTGCTTCAGGCAAGAGGTTCTCGTCAGCTCCCTCCTTACTGGAGCTCTCCTTGCCTCTCTGGTTGGGGGGATCCTTATTGACCGCCACGGACGGAGGAAAGCCATCCTGGTCAGCAACTTGGTGCTGTTGGTTGGCAGCCTCATTGTGACACTGACCAGGTCGTTTGTTGGTCTGGTCATTGGGCGGCTGACTGTGGGCTTTGCTGTCTCTGTCTCGTCCATGGCCTGCTGCATCTACGTCTCAGAAATGGTGGCTGCTCAGCGGCGAGGGCTGCTGGTGTCTCTCTATGAAGCAGGCATCACTGTAGGAGTCCTGCTCTCCTATGCAATGAATTACATCTTTGCAGacaaggatgagggatggaggtACATGTTTGGGCTGGCCATTGCCCCGACAGCCATGCAgttcctcagcatcctcttcctcccagtGAACCCGACTAATTTAAGCTCATGGGACTCAGACTGCCAGAAGGGCCTCATTCAGTTGCAGGACTctgaggagagagcagcagccaagcaggaCCCTCCTAAGGAGAAGCATTACTCATTTCTTGACCTTTTCAGGACCAGGGACAACATGAGGAGGCGAACTCTGGTGGGCCTGGGGCTGGTGCTCTTGCAGCAgttcactgggcagcccaacgTGCTGGGCTACGCCTCCACCATCTTCCACTCAGTGGGGTTCCAGAGCAACTCCTCAGCAATCCTGGCCTCTGTTGGGCTGGGGGCAATAAAGGTGGTGGCCACACTCATTGCAATGGCCCTTGCagacagggctggcaggagggtgCTGCTGATGGCTGGCTGCGTGGTGATGGCCATCTCTGTCACCACCATCGGCCTCAGCAGCCGCATTGCTCCGctggccatggccagggacTGCAAGGCAGCCGCGGACCCCAATGCGTCCCACGgcctcacccagcaccccctggCACCTGTGTCCCCCCAGTTTGTCGTATCGCCCATCCCACCAGCGCTAGGTGCTGGCAAAGGTCAGGCAGGGCCAGAGTTTGCTGCCATGAGGAGCCTCACAACAGCTTTTGCCAGTACTCAAAGCAGAGAGGCGGTTCCTGGTTCTTCCCTCATTTGGAAAAGGGTCTTGGAAGCGACGGTGGGAAGCACAGACCCTCCTTCCAGTGGtgctccctgggcagaacaGAAGGTGTTCAACTGGATCACGCTGCTGAGCATGATGGCCTTTGTGAGCGCCTTCTCGGTCGGATTTGGACCAA CACATCCTGCCAGTGGGTATGCCAGGTCATTTCCATCTCTCCTGAATGCAATGACCAACTCCCTTGCTCTCTCCTGTGCTCCCTGGGCCTGTTCTTTGCTATTTCATTCCTCTGCAAAGTGCTGA
- the SLC2A10 gene encoding solute carrier family 2, facilitated glucose transporter member 10 isoform X4: protein MSWESFFQLVYAASVPACDRKLNPAFPAALPGRTLLLLLSATVSLLGGLVFGYELGIISGALLQLQTDFHLSCFRQEVLVSSLLTGALLASLVGGILIDRHGRRKAILVSNLVLLVGSLIVTLTRSFVGLVIGRLTVGFAVSVSSMACCIYVSEMVAAQRRGLLVSLYEAGITVGVLLSYAMNYIFADKDEGWRYMFGLAIAPTAMQFLSILFLPVNPTNLSSWDSDCQKGLIQLQDSEERAAAKQDPPKEKHYSFLDLFRTRDNMRRRTLVGLGLVLLQQFTGQPNVLGYASTIFHSVGFQSNSSAILASVGLGAIKVVATLIAMALADRAGRRVLLMAGCVVMAISVTTIGLSSRIAPLAMARDCKAAADPNASHGLTQHPLAPVSPQFVVSPIPPALGAGKGQAGPEFAAMRSLTTAFASTQSREAVPGSSLIWKRVLEATVGSTDPPSSGAPWAEQKVFNWITLLSMMAFVSAFSVGFGPTLTGSRVYPPQTSSSASSRAGTSSSMLSNLPSTLMRRETED, encoded by the exons ATGTCCTGGGAGAGCTTTTTCCAGCTTGTGTATGCTGCCAGTGTGCCTGCCTGCGACagaaaactgaacccagcattccctgctgctcttccaggTCGTacactgctcctcctcctgtctgcaACAGTCTCTCTCCTCGGCGGGCTGGTGTTTGGGTACGAGCTGGGCATTATCTCtggtgcactgctgcagctgcagacagacttTCACCTCAGCTGCTTCAGGCAAGAGGTTCTCGTCAGCTCCCTCCTTACTGGAGCTCTCCTTGCCTCTCTGGTTGGGGGGATCCTTATTGACCGCCACGGACGGAGGAAAGCCATCCTGGTCAGCAACTTGGTGCTGTTGGTTGGCAGCCTCATTGTGACACTGACCAGGTCGTTTGTTGGTCTGGTCATTGGGCGGCTGACTGTGGGCTTTGCTGTCTCTGTCTCGTCCATGGCCTGCTGCATCTACGTCTCAGAAATGGTGGCTGCTCAGCGGCGAGGGCTGCTGGTGTCTCTCTATGAAGCAGGCATCACTGTAGGAGTCCTGCTCTCCTATGCAATGAATTACATCTTTGCAGacaaggatgagggatggaggtACATGTTTGGGCTGGCCATTGCCCCGACAGCCATGCAgttcctcagcatcctcttcctcccagtGAACCCGACTAATTTAAGCTCATGGGACTCAGACTGCCAGAAGGGCCTCATTCAGTTGCAGGACTctgaggagagagcagcagccaagcaggaCCCTCCTAAGGAGAAGCATTACTCATTTCTTGACCTTTTCAGGACCAGGGACAACATGAGGAGGCGAACTCTGGTGGGCCTGGGGCTGGTGCTCTTGCAGCAgttcactgggcagcccaacgTGCTGGGCTACGCCTCCACCATCTTCCACTCAGTGGGGTTCCAGAGCAACTCCTCAGCAATCCTGGCCTCTGTTGGGCTGGGGGCAATAAAGGTGGTGGCCACACTCATTGCAATGGCCCTTGCagacagggctggcaggagggtgCTGCTGATGGCTGGCTGCGTGGTGATGGCCATCTCTGTCACCACCATCGGCCTCAGCAGCCGCATTGCTCCGctggccatggccagggacTGCAAGGCAGCCGCGGACCCCAATGCGTCCCACGgcctcacccagcaccccctggCACCTGTGTCCCCCCAGTTTGTCGTATCGCCCATCCCACCAGCGCTAGGTGCTGGCAAAGGTCAGGCAGGGCCAGAGTTTGCTGCCATGAGGAGCCTCACAACAGCTTTTGCCAGTACTCAAAGCAGAGAGGCGGTTCCTGGTTCTTCCCTCATTTGGAAAAGGGTCTTGGAAGCGACGGTGGGAAGCACAGACCCTCCTTCCAGTGGtgctccctgggcagaacaGAAGGTGTTCAACTGGATCACGCTGCTGAGCATGATGGCCTTTGTGAGCGCCTTCTCGGTCGGATTTGGACCAA CACTCACTGGGAGCAGAGTTTATCCCCCTCAGAcatccagctctgccagctccagggctggtaCTTCCTCCTCCATGCTGTCTAACCTTCCCAGCACTCTGATGAGGAGGGAGACAGAGGACTGA
- the TP53RK gene encoding EKC/KEOPS complex subunit TP53RK: MAAAGAEAGGVRCAVAGAAGPAMDGAGAMGPATSEPGVEAGDTGPVVAEAPAPSLPGMQLLQQGAEAHVYRGLFLGRATVAKVRVPKRYRHPALEERLSRRRTAQEARSLLRCRRAGIAAPVVYFVDCVTNTIYLEDIVGSITVQDHIYAVQRSGSDASGLLVLAEKMGEVLARMHDEDLIHGDLTTANILLRPPIEKLDLVLIDFGLSFVSGLQEDKGVDLYVLEKAFLSTHPDTESMFHALLKAYAATSNKSGPVIKRLDEVRLRGRKRSMIG, from the exons ATGGCGGCAGCCGGGGCGGAGGCGGGCGGTGTGCGCTGCGCCGTGGCGGGGGCCGCGGGCCCTGCGATGGACGGAGCGGGGGCCATGGGCCCTGCGACGAGCGAGCCTGGGGTCGAGGCGGGAGACACGGGCCCTGTGGTGGCTGAGGCGCCGGCACCGTCGCTGCCGGGGATGCAGCTACTGCAGCAGGGCGCCGAGGCCCACGTTTACCGGGGGCTCTTCCTTGGGCGGGCGACGGTGGCCAAGGTCCGCGTCCCGAAGCGGTACCGGCACCCGGCGCTGGAGGAGCGGCTGAGCCGGCGGCGCACGGCGCAGGAGGCGCGATCCCTGCTGCGGTGCCGGCGGGCAG GAATTGCAGCTCCAGTGGTCTACTTTGTGGATTGTGTCACCAACACCATATATCTTGAAGATATTGTAGGCTCCATTACTGTTCAAGACCATATTTACGCCGTGCAGCGCAGTGGCAGTGATGCCAGTGGCCTCCTTGTCTTGGCGGAGAAGATGGGCGAGGTGTTGGCGAGAATGCACGATGAGGATCTCATCCATGGGGATCTTACAACTGCCAATATACTTCTGCGCCCACCCATCGAGAAGCTGGACTTGGTGCTGATAGACTTTGGACTCAGTTTTGTTTCAGGTCTTCAAGAGGATAAAGGAGTTGATTTGTATGTTCTGGAGAAAGCCTTCCTCAGCACTCATCCAGACACCGAATCTATGTTTCATGCTCTGCTGAAGGCCTATGCAGCTACATCTAACAAATCCGGCCCTGTCAtcaaaaggctggatgaggtgcgGCTGAGGGGAAGGAAGAGGTCCATGATTGGGTGA